A single genomic interval of Agromyces cerinus harbors:
- a CDS encoding glycosyltransferase family 2 protein, with protein MRAAQTLIVVPAFNEEGSVEAVLGEISAALPGVAVVVVDDGSQDATAAHARDAGATVLQLPFNLGVGGAMRTGFKYAREAGFEIVVQIDADGQHDPALVADLIEHLDSSDADIVIGARFAGKGDYQVRGPRRWAMSFLAGVIGRISGTRLTDTTSGFKAIGPRALALFADHYPAEYLGDTVEALVIAARAGLKIEQVPVAMRARQAGEPSHHPVKAAVYLLRAIVALGLSLLRPRITIAERGSAQ; from the coding sequence ATGCGCGCCGCACAGACCCTCATCGTCGTGCCCGCATTCAACGAAGAGGGTTCGGTCGAGGCCGTCCTCGGAGAGATCAGCGCCGCGCTGCCCGGCGTCGCCGTCGTCGTCGTCGACGACGGCTCGCAGGACGCGACCGCGGCGCATGCGCGCGACGCCGGCGCGACCGTGCTGCAGCTCCCCTTCAATCTCGGGGTCGGCGGCGCCATGCGCACCGGCTTCAAGTACGCGCGCGAGGCGGGGTTCGAGATCGTCGTGCAGATCGATGCCGACGGTCAGCACGACCCCGCCCTGGTCGCGGACCTCATCGAACACCTCGACTCGAGCGATGCGGACATCGTCATCGGAGCTCGCTTCGCAGGCAAGGGCGACTATCAGGTGCGCGGTCCTCGACGGTGGGCGATGTCCTTCCTCGCCGGAGTCATCGGACGCATCAGCGGGACCCGGCTGACCGACACCACGAGCGGATTCAAGGCCATCGGCCCGCGGGCGCTCGCGCTCTTCGCCGACCACTACCCGGCGGAGTACCTCGGCGACACGGTCGAAGCGCTGGTCATCGCAGCCCGCGCCGGCCTCAAGATCGAACAGGTGCCGGTGGCGATGCGCGCACGCCAGGCCGGTGAACCCTCCCACCACCCGGTCAAGGCGGCCGTGTACCTTCTGCGCGCGATCGTGGCCCTCGGGCTCTCTCTGCTACGGCCCCGCATCACCATCGCGGAAAGGGGCTCCGCACAGTGA
- a CDS encoding glycosyltransferase — translation MTERIVATHLFDAAGVGETLTRIGGSLGYDWRFIDARDTSRDDNRLRLLTAASVWHARRVSALLRSDLIHLHYGRRTRYLDLWPRRPYVLHFHGTDIRHHFHQPYAHDVMANAAASARAVLYSTPDLAVHALEADPRAQYFPTPIDIASLPEWRPAPTPVVAFASRWDESKDGRRQGEIADALRAAFPGVRLEGIDWGADARVAREAGVTLLPRMPKAEYLRWLAGAHVVIGQPAGVLAVSELEAIGIGVPVVMEPHAAYDTVPVVRASKPDDVAQATRELLDDPVAASRRLGGPEWVSRTHGAIDSVQRLADIYTRSLA, via the coding sequence ATGACGGAACGGATCGTCGCGACGCACCTGTTCGATGCCGCCGGCGTCGGTGAGACGCTGACCCGGATCGGCGGATCGCTCGGCTACGACTGGCGTTTCATCGACGCACGCGACACGAGTCGGGACGACAATCGGCTGCGCCTGCTCACCGCGGCCTCGGTCTGGCACGCACGACGCGTGAGCGCGCTGCTCCGGTCCGATCTCATCCACCTCCACTACGGTCGCCGCACGAGGTACCTCGACCTGTGGCCCCGCCGTCCCTACGTTCTCCATTTCCACGGCACCGACATCCGTCATCACTTCCACCAGCCCTATGCGCACGACGTCATGGCGAACGCAGCAGCATCGGCGCGTGCCGTGCTCTACTCGACCCCCGACCTGGCCGTGCACGCGCTCGAAGCCGACCCTCGGGCGCAGTACTTCCCGACGCCGATCGACATCGCCTCCCTTCCGGAATGGCGCCCCGCGCCAACGCCCGTGGTCGCCTTCGCGTCCCGTTGGGACGAGTCCAAGGACGGACGCCGGCAGGGCGAGATCGCGGACGCGCTCCGAGCTGCATTTCCCGGTGTGAGGCTCGAAGGCATCGACTGGGGTGCCGATGCCCGCGTCGCCCGCGAAGCCGGCGTCACCCTCCTGCCCCGTATGCCGAAGGCGGAGTACCTCCGGTGGCTGGCCGGGGCTCACGTCGTGATCGGACAACCGGCCGGCGTTCTGGCAGTCAGCGAGCTGGAGGCGATCGGCATCGGCGTCCCCGTCGTGATGGAGCCCCATGCCGCCTACGACACCGTCCCCGTGGTGCGTGCGAGCAAGCCCGACGACGTTGCACAGGCGACGCGTGAGCTGCTCGACGACCCGGTCGCCGCGTCGCGTCGACTCGGCGGCCCGGAATGGGTGTCCCGGACCCACGGCGCGATCGACTCGGTGCAGCGGCTCGCCGACATCTACACCCGATCGCTCGCCTGA
- a CDS encoding glycosyltransferase family 4 protein, with amino-acid sequence MAEARRVLIASRLFAPEVSAGAFRLRALAQGFLRLGCRVRVLTTTTPPSAPDLAVAEAGMTISRFPVLRDRGGNVRGYLQYLSFDIPLFFRMLFAGYDLAVAEAPPTTGLVVSVISRLRRKPYAYYAADIWTDGVIAMGAPRIVITTMRALEGHVMRHAACVLSVSDEVSDRLETFGVDRATIATVGNGVDTTMFSPDGPARQSDVPYLVYTGTMSEWQGAERFVEAMPAVLERHPDAMLRFFGQGVSEPVIREAAERLAPGHVLLGGVVAPNEAAEWIRGAAASLVSIVPGIGYDFARPTKTYAAAACGTPVIFAGTGSGAALVRDNGLGRAVDYRAADIAEAMIDAIDSWKSGETDSLRAERAGWVEANASLRAVGAKASAAVMEASGA; translated from the coding sequence ATGGCCGAAGCCCGTCGTGTCCTCATCGCGTCACGGCTGTTCGCCCCCGAGGTGAGCGCCGGCGCGTTCCGCCTGCGCGCACTCGCCCAGGGATTCCTCCGGCTCGGATGCCGCGTCCGGGTGCTCACGACGACCACGCCGCCGTCGGCTCCCGACCTCGCCGTCGCCGAGGCCGGGATGACCATCTCGAGATTCCCGGTGCTCCGCGATCGGGGCGGGAACGTCCGCGGCTACCTGCAGTACCTCAGCTTCGACATCCCGCTGTTCTTCCGGATGCTCTTCGCGGGCTACGACCTCGCGGTCGCCGAGGCGCCTCCCACGACCGGCCTCGTCGTCTCGGTGATCAGCCGGTTGCGCCGCAAACCGTACGCGTACTACGCAGCCGACATCTGGACCGACGGCGTGATCGCCATGGGCGCACCCCGCATCGTCATCACGACGATGCGGGCACTCGAGGGTCACGTGATGCGGCATGCGGCCTGCGTCCTGTCCGTCTCCGACGAGGTCAGCGACCGGCTCGAGACGTTCGGCGTCGACCGCGCGACGATCGCGACCGTGGGCAACGGCGTCGACACGACGATGTTCTCGCCCGACGGGCCGGCCAGGCAGTCCGACGTCCCCTACCTCGTCTACACGGGCACGATGTCGGAATGGCAGGGTGCTGAGCGCTTCGTCGAGGCGATGCCCGCGGTGCTCGAACGCCACCCCGACGCGATGCTCCGGTTCTTCGGTCAAGGCGTCTCCGAACCGGTCATCCGCGAAGCGGCGGAACGTCTCGCCCCGGGTCACGTGCTGCTCGGCGGCGTGGTCGCGCCGAACGAGGCCGCCGAGTGGATCCGTGGCGCGGCAGCGTCGCTCGTCAGCATCGTCCCCGGCATCGGATACGACTTCGCCCGCCCGACGAAGACCTACGCGGCTGCGGCGTGCGGTACTCCCGTGATCTTCGCCGGCACCGGCAGCGGTGCCGCGCTGGTTCGCGACAACGGACTCGGGCGCGCTGTCGACTATCGCGCGGCGGACATCGCGGAAGCGATGATCGACGCGATCGACAGCTGGAAATCGGGCGAGACCGACTCCCTGCGTGCCGAACGCGCAGGCTGGGTCGAGGCGAACGCCTCGCTCCGCGCCGTCGGTGCGAAAGCCTCGGCCGCGGTCATGGAGGCGAGCGGAGCGTGA
- a CDS encoding Gfo/Idh/MocA family protein — MADLRIGVIGLGMMGRHHVRVTRELDGVELVAVADAQGDPHGVAGGLPVHPTVGDLIAQGIDAAVVAVPTGFHEQVALELAEAGVHTLVEKPIASDSVGGARIATAFERAGLVGAVGHIERFNPALQDLRRRLEEGELGEIYQIATRRQGPFPARIADVGVVKDLGTHDIDLTAWLAQSPYRSISARTTTRSGRPHEDMVSATGLLANDAITNHLVNWLSPMKERITVVTGERGAFVADTISADLTFFENGTHTTEWESIAAFRGVTEGSMTRFALAKREPLRSEHEAFRDAILGRSENTVTMREGLTTLRVAEAVVESARDGRTHEFDVD, encoded by the coding sequence ATGGCGGATCTGCGCATCGGCGTCATCGGCCTCGGCATGATGGGCCGCCACCATGTCCGTGTGACCCGCGAACTCGACGGCGTCGAACTCGTCGCGGTCGCTGACGCGCAAGGCGACCCGCACGGCGTCGCAGGCGGTCTCCCCGTGCACCCGACGGTGGGCGATCTCATCGCCCAGGGCATCGACGCCGCCGTCGTCGCCGTCCCCACCGGGTTCCACGAGCAGGTGGCGCTCGAACTCGCCGAGGCCGGGGTCCACACCCTCGTCGAGAAGCCCATCGCGAGTGACAGTGTCGGCGGCGCACGCATCGCCACGGCGTTCGAGCGAGCGGGGCTCGTCGGCGCCGTGGGACACATCGAGCGATTCAATCCTGCCCTGCAGGACCTTCGTCGGCGGCTCGAAGAGGGCGAGCTGGGCGAGATCTACCAGATCGCCACTCGACGCCAGGGCCCGTTCCCCGCACGCATCGCCGATGTCGGCGTCGTGAAGGACCTCGGCACGCATGACATCGACCTGACGGCGTGGCTCGCGCAGTCGCCATACCGATCGATCTCCGCCCGCACGACCACGCGCAGCGGCCGCCCGCACGAGGACATGGTCTCGGCGACCGGCCTGCTCGCGAACGATGCGATCACGAATCATCTGGTGAACTGGCTGTCGCCGATGAAGGAGCGCATCACCGTCGTCACGGGCGAGCGAGGCGCGTTCGTCGCCGATACGATCAGCGCCGACCTGACGTTCTTCGAGAACGGGACGCACACGACCGAATGGGAGTCGATCGCCGCGTTCCGCGGTGTCACCGAAGGATCGATGACGCGGTTCGCACTCGCGAAGCGCGAACCGCTCCGTTCTGAGCATGAGGCGTTCCGCGATGCCATCCTGGGCCGCTCCGAGAACACCGTCACGATGCGCGAGGGACTCACCACGCTGCGGGTCGCCGAAGCGGTCGTCGAATCCGCACGCGACGGGCGCACACACGAATTCGACGTCGACTGA
- a CDS encoding glycosyltransferase, which produces MNRNDPRPHLLYVAWGFPPARSGGVYRALATANAFAERGWRVTVLTADRETFVRGTGIDPTLEALVHPSITVERIPFASPASQTDIREWSYWRAAAPELWTAAKTRRDWKAFPERGYGAWRRPLETAARALHHRDPVDLTIATANPHVDFVAGNVLHREFGVPYVMDYRDAWQLDVFSGERVSPPGSAVDDWERRLMASATEVWFVNDPIRVWHQEVHPDAADRMHVVANGYEPSFAKRLPRVRPSRGDGLVFGYIGTISSQVPVAQLLEGWSIARQRSDLIATARLDLFGYLDHSGIPNQEVVDLVAANESEGVRHHGAVGKADIGETYAGIDALLLVLGTGVHVTSGKVFEYAATGIPIGAIHDPGNAATEVLRTSPEWFPTPDLSGGAIADTLIRLGERALAQTVPERAAAQQWATRFERTHQLEPRIEALQALSAKTRGGTV; this is translated from the coding sequence GTGAACAGGAACGATCCCCGCCCGCACCTGCTCTACGTGGCATGGGGCTTTCCACCGGCTCGCAGCGGCGGCGTCTACCGGGCACTCGCGACTGCGAACGCGTTCGCCGAACGCGGTTGGCGCGTCACCGTGTTGACCGCCGATCGCGAGACCTTCGTTCGCGGCACGGGCATCGACCCGACGCTCGAAGCGCTGGTGCATCCGTCGATCACCGTCGAGCGGATCCCGTTCGCGAGCCCTGCCTCGCAGACCGACATCCGCGAATGGTCGTACTGGCGGGCAGCGGCACCCGAGCTGTGGACGGCGGCGAAGACCCGTCGCGACTGGAAGGCCTTCCCCGAACGCGGGTACGGTGCATGGCGTCGACCACTCGAGACCGCCGCGCGCGCACTGCACCATCGCGACCCGGTCGATCTGACGATCGCCACGGCGAACCCCCACGTCGACTTCGTCGCGGGCAACGTGCTGCATCGCGAGTTCGGAGTGCCCTACGTCATGGACTACCGCGATGCCTGGCAGCTCGACGTCTTCTCCGGGGAGCGTGTCAGCCCGCCCGGATCCGCTGTGGACGATTGGGAGCGACGACTCATGGCCTCCGCCACCGAGGTGTGGTTCGTCAACGATCCGATCCGGGTGTGGCATCAGGAGGTGCATCCTGATGCGGCCGATCGGATGCACGTCGTCGCCAACGGTTACGAACCCTCGTTCGCGAAGCGGCTGCCACGGGTGCGCCCCTCACGCGGCGACGGGCTCGTGTTCGGCTACATCGGAACCATCTCATCCCAGGTCCCCGTCGCTCAGCTCCTCGAGGGCTGGTCGATCGCCCGCCAACGAAGCGACCTCATCGCCACCGCAAGGCTCGACCTGTTCGGGTACCTCGATCATTCCGGCATCCCGAATCAGGAGGTCGTGGATCTGGTGGCGGCGAACGAGTCCGAAGGCGTCCGCCACCACGGCGCTGTCGGCAAGGCGGACATCGGCGAGACGTATGCGGGCATCGACGCCCTCCTTCTCGTCCTCGGAACCGGTGTCCATGTGACCAGCGGGAAGGTGTTCGAGTACGCGGCCACCGGCATTCCGATCGGCGCGATCCACGACCCCGGAAATGCAGCGACCGAAGTGCTCCGGACCTCACCCGAGTGGTTCCCCACTCCGGACCTCTCGGGCGGGGCGATCGCCGACACGCTCATCCGTCTGGGCGAGCGTGCACTCGCCCAGACCGTTCCCGAGCGCGCTGCCGCACAGCAGTGGGCGACCAGGTTCGAGCGCACGCACCAGCTGGAGCCCCGCATCGAAGCGCTGCAGGCGCTGAGCGCCAAGACGAGGGGAGGCACGGTGTGA
- a CDS encoding DegT/DnrJ/EryC1/StrS family aminotransferase, producing the protein MMTEFIPAARPIIGDEERAAVDAVLATGMLAQGAEVAAFEEEFSNVLLDGRASVAVNSGTSGLHLGLLAAGVGPGDEVIVPSFTFAATANSVALTGATPIFADIEPSHFGLDVSDVAARITDRTVGIMPVHLYGHPADVAGLGALAAERGLKLFEDAAQAHGAQVDGRMVGTFGTFAMFSLYPTKNMTSGEGGMVSTGDAEVERRLRLLRNQGMQKQYENELVGFNARMTNLHAAIGRVQLTKVLGWTANRQSNAAFLDANLDGVVIPPVAAGATHVYHQYTIRVPEDRDGLAAALRDEYAIGSGVYYPIPNHRLPSFDLVLDLPETERAAREVLSLPVHPSLSQDDLERIVTAVNALAGAGA; encoded by the coding sequence GTGATGACCGAGTTCATTCCCGCGGCACGTCCGATCATCGGCGACGAGGAGCGAGCGGCAGTCGATGCCGTGCTCGCGACCGGCATGCTCGCCCAGGGCGCTGAAGTCGCCGCGTTCGAAGAGGAGTTCTCGAACGTCCTCCTCGACGGCCGTGCGTCGGTCGCCGTCAATTCGGGCACATCCGGGCTGCACCTGGGCCTTCTCGCCGCCGGAGTCGGCCCGGGCGACGAGGTCATCGTGCCGTCGTTCACCTTCGCGGCCACCGCGAACTCGGTCGCGCTCACCGGTGCCACGCCCATCTTCGCCGACATCGAGCCGAGCCACTTCGGACTCGACGTCTCCGATGTCGCAGCACGCATCACCGATCGGACGGTCGGCATCATGCCGGTCCACCTGTACGGTCACCCTGCGGACGTCGCCGGCCTCGGCGCCCTCGCAGCCGAGCGCGGACTCAAGCTCTTCGAAGACGCGGCGCAGGCGCACGGCGCCCAGGTCGACGGCCGGATGGTCGGGACGTTCGGAACGTTCGCGATGTTCAGTCTCTATCCGACGAAGAACATGACCAGCGGCGAGGGCGGCATGGTTTCGACCGGCGATGCGGAAGTCGAACGACGACTGCGCCTGCTCCGCAACCAGGGCATGCAGAAGCAGTACGAGAACGAGCTCGTCGGCTTCAACGCCCGGATGACGAACCTGCATGCCGCGATCGGGCGTGTGCAGCTCACGAAGGTGCTCGGATGGACGGCGAATCGTCAGTCGAACGCTGCATTCCTCGACGCGAACCTCGACGGTGTCGTGATCCCGCCGGTCGCAGCGGGCGCCACCCACGTGTACCACCAGTACACGATCCGTGTGCCCGAAGACCGTGATGGGCTCGCCGCTGCGCTGCGCGACGAGTACGCGATCGGGTCCGGCGTGTACTACCCGATCCCGAACCACCGCCTCCCGTCCTTCGACCTGGTGCTCGACCTGCCGGAGACCGAACGCGCTGCCCGCGAGGTGCTGTCCCTGCCGGTGCATCCGTCGCTGTCACAGGACGACCTCGAGCGCATCGTCACCGCGGTGAACGCACTCGCAGGGGCAGGTGCCTGA
- the glf gene encoding UDP-galactopyranose mutase — protein MNTDLLVVGSGFFGLTIAERAARELDLKVTVIDRRSHLGGNAYSEDDVETGIEVHRYGAHLFHTSNERVWEYVNRFTKFTDYVHRVYTRHNGEVYPMPINLGTINQFFRSAYGPDAARELIREQAGELAGTDPQNLNDKGIQLIGRPLYEAFIKHYTAKQWQTDPNDLPAEVISRLPVRYTYDNRYFNDTHEGLPVDGYTAWLERMADHPNIEVRLDTDFFDESQPFSKAKTVGQVPIVYTGPVDRYFDFSEGHLSWRTLDFEREVLEIGDFQGTSVMNYPDADVPFTRIHEFRHFHPERDYPTDRTVIMREFSRFAESGDEPYYPVNTAGDRERLLAYRQDAKREQNVLFGGRLGTYKYLDMHMAIGSALSMFENRLRPFLAGTGTLVSGDDDA, from the coding sequence ATGAACACCGACCTGCTCGTCGTCGGATCCGGATTCTTCGGACTCACGATCGCGGAGCGCGCCGCCCGCGAACTCGATCTGAAGGTCACGGTGATCGATCGTCGCTCGCACCTCGGCGGCAACGCCTACAGCGAGGACGACGTCGAGACTGGCATCGAGGTGCACCGCTACGGCGCGCACCTGTTCCACACGTCGAACGAGCGGGTGTGGGAGTACGTGAACCGCTTCACGAAGTTCACCGACTACGTGCACCGGGTCTACACGCGCCACAACGGCGAGGTGTACCCGATGCCGATCAACCTCGGCACGATCAACCAGTTCTTCCGTTCGGCGTACGGCCCCGATGCGGCCCGCGAACTCATCCGGGAGCAGGCCGGCGAGCTCGCGGGAACCGACCCGCAGAACCTCAATGACAAGGGCATCCAGCTCATCGGCCGACCGCTGTACGAGGCGTTCATCAAGCACTACACGGCGAAGCAATGGCAGACCGACCCGAACGACCTGCCCGCCGAGGTGATCTCCCGGCTTCCGGTGCGATACACCTACGACAACCGCTACTTCAACGACACCCATGAGGGCCTGCCCGTCGACGGTTACACCGCATGGCTCGAGCGCATGGCCGATCACCCGAACATCGAGGTGCGGCTCGACACCGACTTCTTCGACGAGAGCCAGCCGTTCTCGAAGGCGAAGACCGTCGGACAAGTGCCGATCGTCTACACCGGACCCGTCGACCGCTACTTCGACTTCTCCGAGGGGCACCTCTCCTGGCGCACGCTCGACTTCGAGCGCGAAGTGCTCGAGATCGGCGACTTCCAGGGCACGAGCGTGATGAACTACCCCGACGCCGACGTGCCGTTCACGCGGATCCACGAGTTCCGTCATTTCCACCCCGAGCGCGACTACCCCACGGACCGCACGGTCATCATGCGCGAGTTCTCCCGGTTCGCGGAGTCGGGCGACGAGCCGTACTACCCCGTGAACACCGCCGGCGACCGCGAGCGCCTGCTCGCCTACCGCCAGGACGCCAAACGGGAACAGAACGTGCTGTTCGGCGGACGCCTCGGCACCTACAAGTACCTCGACATGCACATGGCGATCGGCTCGGCGCTGTCGATGTTCGAGAACCGTCTACGTCCGTTCCTCGCCGGCACCGGCACGCTCGTCTCGGGCGACGACGACGCATGA
- a CDS encoding acyltransferase, whose product MTVIADSADVSAEAVIGDGSKIWHLAQVRENASLGANCIIGRGAYIGSGVVLGDNCKVQNYALVYEPATLGRGVFIGPAVVLTNDTYPRAIAPDGSLKSAHDWTPVGVTIHDGASIGARAVCVAPVTIGRWATVAAGAVVTKDVPDFALVAGVPARRIRWVGKAGVPLVEQGDLWVCPETGDRYIEDNETLREAE is encoded by the coding sequence GTGACAGTGATCGCCGACAGCGCGGATGTCTCCGCTGAGGCCGTCATCGGCGACGGCAGCAAGATCTGGCATCTCGCCCAAGTCCGGGAGAACGCGTCACTCGGTGCGAACTGCATCATCGGTCGCGGCGCGTACATCGGGAGCGGCGTCGTTCTCGGCGACAACTGCAAGGTGCAGAACTACGCGCTCGTCTACGAGCCGGCAACCCTCGGTCGAGGGGTGTTCATCGGCCCGGCCGTGGTGCTCACGAACGACACCTATCCGCGTGCGATCGCGCCCGACGGCTCCCTGAAGAGTGCCCACGACTGGACTCCGGTCGGTGTCACGATCCACGACGGCGCATCGATCGGCGCACGGGCCGTGTGCGTCGCCCCGGTGACCATCGGCCGCTGGGCGACGGTCGCAGCGGGAGCCGTGGTGACCAAGGACGTTCCCGACTTCGCGCTCGTCGCCGGGGTTCCTGCGCGACGAATCCGCTGGGTCGGCAAGGCCGGCGTGCCCCTCGTCGAACAGGGCGATCTGTGGGTCTGCCCCGAGACCGGCGACCGATACATCGAAGACAACGAAACTCTGCGAGAGGCTGAGTGA
- a CDS encoding DUF2304 domain-containing protein — MSTATYLLGVVAGIIAFVAVIELLRRRRLRERHAIWWSVAAFGALLIGIFPGMLTWLASALGVEVPTNLVFFISIVILFLVNLQHAGELTDLEDRTRALAEEAALQRVKLERLERGTGTHDADD; from the coding sequence GTGAGCACCGCCACTTACCTGCTGGGCGTCGTCGCCGGCATCATCGCGTTCGTCGCCGTGATCGAGCTGCTGCGCCGTCGTCGCCTGCGGGAACGCCACGCCATCTGGTGGTCTGTCGCAGCCTTCGGCGCACTGCTCATCGGCATCTTCCCCGGCATGCTGACCTGGCTCGCATCCGCTCTCGGGGTCGAGGTGCCGACCAACCTCGTCTTCTTCATCAGCATCGTCATCCTGTTCCTCGTGAACCTGCAGCACGCCGGAGAACTCACCGACCTCGAGGACCGCACGCGTGCACTGGCCGAAGAGGCCGCCCTTCAGCGGGTAAAGTTGGAACGGCTCGAACGGGGCACCGGCACGCACGACGCCGACGACTGA
- a CDS encoding glycosyltransferase, whose translation MRVLVVTPWYPNDATPYAGAFVERDVRMLRGGHQVTVAHLVAPAHSDGGPTVVERNGVRVVRIPMAPSDPRQWWRAGRRLRSLLNDADALNSHAATSLWPVALAGVGRTPWVHTEHSSAIGASFGGGAAARRTRAIRRALLNRPGVVIAVSDHLGELIRRLGRRGPIMTVPNAVDAPTPVPPKRSGDGRLRLVAVGGLTEGKRPLLAVRMLAELHSRGRDAHLTWVGGGPLLAEAVTLATDLGVDDRVDFVGAQRPDEVGAHLIASDVFVLPTEGETFGVAIAEAIAHGRPVVVGATGGHVEFVAPSIGELVAEANPEAYADAVAVVFERTRGLSAEDIAATLGLRFHDSERLGAYDRAFARAAGRG comes from the coding sequence GTGAGGGTCCTCGTCGTCACTCCGTGGTATCCGAATGACGCGACCCCGTACGCCGGCGCCTTCGTCGAACGCGATGTGCGGATGCTTCGTGGTGGGCATCAGGTCACCGTCGCCCATCTCGTGGCACCTGCGCACTCCGATGGCGGTCCGACCGTCGTCGAACGCAACGGAGTGCGCGTGGTGCGCATCCCCATGGCCCCGTCGGACCCGCGTCAATGGTGGAGGGCAGGACGCCGACTTCGCAGCCTGTTGAACGACGCCGACGCCCTGAACTCCCACGCGGCGACTTCCCTCTGGCCGGTGGCACTCGCCGGAGTCGGTCGGACCCCTTGGGTGCACACGGAGCACTCTTCCGCGATCGGGGCCTCGTTCGGCGGCGGCGCCGCCGCGCGTCGGACCCGCGCGATCCGTCGAGCCCTGCTCAACCGGCCCGGGGTCGTCATCGCCGTCAGCGACCACCTCGGTGAGCTCATCCGACGACTCGGACGCCGCGGGCCGATCATGACCGTTCCGAACGCCGTCGACGCTCCGACGCCCGTCCCCCCGAAGCGTTCCGGCGACGGGCGGCTCCGTCTCGTCGCCGTGGGTGGCCTGACCGAGGGCAAGCGGCCGCTCCTCGCCGTCCGAATGCTCGCGGAGCTGCATTCGCGTGGCCGTGACGCGCACCTCACCTGGGTGGGCGGCGGGCCGCTCCTCGCTGAGGCCGTCACGCTCGCCACCGACCTCGGCGTCGATGACCGCGTCGATTTCGTCGGGGCGCAACGACCCGACGAGGTCGGCGCCCATCTCATCGCATCGGACGTCTTCGTACTGCCCACCGAGGGTGAGACCTTCGGGGTCGCCATCGCGGAGGCGATCGCCCACGGACGTCCCGTCGTCGTCGGGGCGACCGGCGGACACGTCGAGTTCGTCGCCCCCTCGATCGGCGAGCTCGTCGCCGAGGCGAACCCGGAGGCCTACGCCGACGCCGTCGCCGTCGTGTTCGAACGCACCCGCGGACTGAGCGCGGAGGACATCGCGGCAACGCTCGGGCTTCGATTCCACGACTCCGAGCGCCTCGGTGCGTACGATCGCGCCTTCGCCCGTGCAGCCGGTCGTGGCTGA